The sequence gtactttgcttaaatgtttttgacacaaATTTACTGTTCAAGTTCGTTCTCACTGCTCTTATCATTTGTCATCCTCACTCAGTACCAAGTGGCAGACGGACAAATGATGCAGCTTTTCCAAAGCATGGTATGGCTTGACTCAACTCTATTTGAcccactctttttttgttttccattagcAAATATTTTGGCTAGTCCTAGCGTCCTGTACAAACCCACAATTACTAAATAGCCAAGCTACTGTGAATAGCAACTGCAGGTTTTTTAAACCCTCGacccagattttttttaaaatggcacAAAACCACTAACAATCGTGCAAAAATTCTTCTGTTTGGTTGCCAATAAAAGGGATTCAGCGAGTGTCACGTTAAAGATGATGTCGTGGCAGTGTCACGTGCAATGGCGACCAGCTGAGAATCCCCCCCTTTTCTATCTGTAGCggaaaaggaaaggagaaaagTACTAGAACCCAAAAAGTGGGTTGAGTCAAGTTGAGCAGAGCCGTATCATACAGTGGAAGCATGGCTTTAGCAAGCCAgcgaacatagtggagcatttagcagctaaagagccagatgttTCTCTCAGacgttggtggagaccaaaaactaagctaaaaggagagtgactATTGGATTGCATTCATCAACAGGCCTTAAACACGACTACAAATAGATGCTAATGTTGCTGttgtaaataagcaactgtttgccATTATGTTTGCCATGTCAACTTTAAAGGTAATGACactgtgtgtttacagcttgtttccaCGGCCTCCAAATGGCAGAGGAAAGTTTTAAGAAAGGTTTTCAATGATGTACTTTACACAAGTGTCTTGTATTGTTGTGGTGACGATTCTGTTGTGGCTTGCATTATAAGGTACAGGTGTGCaggtgtacacacacatttacacattccCCACCTCCCAGACAGCAGAAAGGAGAGCCGGTCGATGGGCGTCTTGCCCTCCACAGCGTACGTCTCTCCTGCCTTCAGCTCCACCACCTTGTTCTCAAAGGCACTGGCGATCTCCTTGAAAACCTGGACGGACACGCCCAGCGGCAGGTACACCGCCTGGTAGAGGGCAGTCAGTTCTTCACTTTGTATGCCCTCCTGGTGCAGCCGATAAAGCAGGTGGCAGATCTGACACAAGCAGGCCAGCAGCAGAAGAAGATTCCAGGTGAAGACATCCAGGCCGCACATTGTAAGCCAACCCCATAGGCTCATGAACGCGAAGGCGGGAGTCAGGAAGCCGAAGATGAAGAGACACCCGTAGGCCCCGCTGCCTCCCATATAGCCCAGGAACAGCATGGTGTTGCCCAAATGGTAGATAGCTCCCTCTGTGTTGTTGGTCCAGCCATTGCACAGAGGGGGAAAGAGCAAGCTGTCCAGCAGAGTCGAGTTGTCTGTGCtcatttttctctttaaaaGACAAGTTGCGGAGAGACTTTTCTGATGCACAAAACAAGAGGACCAAAACACTTCTCATCCAATGAACTTCGGTTCTATTTCTGTCCCATCAACATGTACAACTAGATGTTTTGTTTGATCAAAAATAAACAACTATTACTGCCAGAAGAATGTCAGAAGGAAATGTTTGTTCCCTTGGTGTGCAGTGGAAAGTTCTTCAATATAAAGTTCTCACGGCTCTATTTGTTATAGAAAAACAGCTGGAATGGGTTTCTTCGTCTTGTCTCATTATgcgtccctccctccctctctctgtacTCCTGTCTTTCCCTTCTGAGTCTCCCTGTCGTGTCTCTTGCTGTGGCTTTTCTGGCTATTTCTCTCACCCATCCGGCCTGCATTGTAGAGCCAACAGCTGGAAGAGAAGGGGTAAGGGACAGTGGGCGTTGATAGAGCCCTAGAAGGATAACCATGTTTGGAATTGTAACCCAAGGAGCGAGAGTGGTGGACAGAAAGCAGGCCCGGTACTTAACataacagaaagagagagacaggaaacaggGAGGACAGGGACTATAAAATCCATGAGAGAGTGTCacacttttcaattttttttttttttttataaatgcgtCCCAGCACAGTTCTTCCTCTACCCAAACTTCAAGGGTCCAGTTTACTTTGCAGGAGCATATTTAGAGACACTGAATGAGGGGAATGACAGCCCAGGTCAGATTTCAGGTATAAACACCCACCATCCAGCTCTCCTATCAGCCAGGACTCACAGGGGGCCCATCTCAGTCTAAACCCAAATTCTGCACTGCTTTATTTTTAACTAGCTATTGAAACAGTAATAGtacatttaaatgcaaaaatatgAATCTACAAGCCAACGTGTATTTACACAAGAACCAGTATTCTTGGTCTAACAATTAATGCATTAAGTTATCAAATATGCAGGAGGAAAATGTATCTCACTCGCTTCTGTAgtggtcttgtttttttgtaaacactAAGATCTTATACCTGACAACCACTACCATCAATTTTAAGATTCCTTGCGTTTGTAACATCTTTTTTCCATATTAACATAATGGCAATGAAGTGCTTTTTGGCAACATGAAGGTCACTATGAACTGGAGGATTTGAAGTACAGTGTACAACTATCACTTTGTGGCATGAAAAGTGAAACCAGTTAACAGAGCTTAGCTGTTCCAGCTGGTTTTCTGACCGTGATGTCCCCCGTCAGGCACACTTCACAACAGGGACACTACAGAGGAAGAATGCAGATATGCCAAGTATTGACTTTGCAGGGGCAGAAGTTATTTTTAAGCCTAAGTGCATACCAGCGACAGCAACTGTGGCAAGCAACCGGTCACACAGAATGGACCTTTACTAGAACATCAAGATGAGTGCATGAATTAGTAAGTGCAATTaatttctatgctcctcatatctggaataaactcccagaaacctgcagatccgctgctactctcagttcttctaaatcaaggctgaagacctttctttttgatgctgcctttctttaaatgaatgctcatttctttcttatgctgcactgtaacttttattcttgtgtttgtgtcctaatgtttctatttggtttttaactgtctattcatgtgtcttattgatttttaatgcttatgacttttaactgtttgtacttgtgttttatctttaatgattttgtgtaaagcactttgaattgccctgttgctgaaatgtgctctacagataaagctgccttgccttgccacaTTATGACAGAGTCGTATTGCATAGGacttttatttatcagacaacATTTTAGATTTCACACATTTCTCATAATCTTGAgatttagaaaacattttcacactATCAGAGCCGAAGTACATTTCCCTTACAGTTGAGGTATAAATAAGCAGGGGAAGACCCAGGGTCACCTTGCACAGCACCACACtgcaagagagaaaaaaaaaatgtattaaatacatACCAGTGTTTGCAAAATTGTAATCCCAAAGAAATAATGACCCCCAACATCAACTGAAAGGCTGAGGCCTAGTTATACATTTACTAAGCAGAAAAGGTTGTGATTAATCGGAGTACTGTGACCTACTACATAACAGCGCAGTCGTACTTGCTCCTTCCTAAAAATAGATATGCATCGCGGGGAAATTGCTGTGCAGCAGTtgcaaaacaaaagtttaaagAGTACAAATATACAAAAGATAGGtgcaaaatgtattaaaaaatatatatatagattaccAGTAAAGTGTGATTGAAATATAtacaatgccaaaaaaaaaaaaaattatgtgatGCCAGACGTCTAATTGAGCTGCTGAAACGTGAACCGACCTACATGGCTACAGGCATGTTTCATGTGAGCACAGAAGATACTTTCTCCACCATCCTTCACTTCACCACCCCATCcgccatccccccccccccccccccactctcctATTACCCTTGTTACATGATGTTCTAGTCAGATACGGCACAAATAGCTAAGAGACACAATTGACCcagcgagaaaaaaaaaaaaaaaaaaaaaaaagtgagagcgAGCATGGAGAATACAAATGGCTTCATCACTGCAAATTCCCAGGTTAAATAAACGATGCCGGCATTTCACATGGTTCACAAAAGGTGGATGCTCATTTGCACACCACACTGACTCCATTCATGTTGGCCTTAGGTTGTCAGATCGCATTAGGCAGCAGCGCGTCACTAGTACAGGCACGCAAACTGTGTTCAAGTTCCATTTCTAATTTTCCAGGTAACCAATTAAATAAGGTTTGAGGTCACTCCAAAGCAAAATACAAACTCAAGGTCTGATGTTTTGAAGGACAACTGTTGCCTCCAGAAAATCTCATTAGTATAACAAtatatatgagagagagagaggagagagagagagaagagagagagagagagaggagagagagaggagagagaagagagagagagagagagagagagaggagatgaggagagaagagagagagagagaagttacTTGTGTGTAGACAGGACAAAGTTCCTACAAGAccatcattttaaaatgcatgtaATCTAGCTCCAACACACATCAATTTTGCATTACTCTGATTTCAGTTATTTGAAAGGATGCACTGGTGTTCGAGTCTGGTAGTTCCAGTTTGTACGCAATATAAATCAGTAACAGCTGAGGGATACAAACGGCCTAGTACAATAAGCAATAAAACAACTACTTACTATACTTAccacacagacaaaaataaaGGGAGTAGTTAAATCTTGAATCCAAGTGCCCTCATGCAATCTTTGTGAGCCTCAATCAGGACTGCACAgctttcttctcctttctcaATGATGctggagggaaaaaacaaaacattgaaatattTTCACATGCAACAACAAGGAAAGGGTTTCTGTCTCTGTGCAGGTGCTTACCAAGCATCCCTGACTTTCTTTGTCTCTGGGCAAGCACAGCATGGTTTCAGTGGCTTCTTCTCAGGGGCCTCGATCACAGCGGTAGACTCCACGCTGGCGGCAGACACGGTTGACATCTTCTGAATAAAAggagattttaaaataaaaaaaatatgaatgctTTAAGTCACAGTAGACTTAGGATGAGGAGTGGCGGCACTCAGTTTTGTAATGTGTACAGCTACTTCTGCCTCTCATTTTCCCAGAAGACAAGCCTTTATCCATTCACAGACGTTTGCAATTACCTCAGCTAATCAACCCACTTCTCGGCCATGTAGGAGACACCAAGCCTGTGCTTTtccctactatgacaagtcaaacgTCTGCACAAGCATGTGACAAATGTAGatgcatcaaaataaaatgtggtGTTAAGTTAACAATACCACTCAGGCATGCTAGTTCCTGCAGAGGAGGAAGAATTAGCCACAATCAGAGCAAATGTTTTATTGCCATGTTTGCGTCTAAAGTGAGTTGACTCTTAAACCACGTGTTAAGCAGGGAATATTAAAAACGTATTTGAGTTGAAACATTGAAAGAGTCGCCAAGTTCGTTGCAAATCGTTGATATTTTATAGCACAAAACAAGTTGTTAAACGTAACTCGTTAAAGAGTTGATACGTTTGGTGGTTAATTATAGACGTAGAATCCCAATTTCCTCATAGTAGCTGTACCCAGAGACAAGGGAGTGGGCTGGACTGATGCAACGTTAGCTTAGATAACAGCATCAACTCATCCGCACGTTCACCAGGCTGAACACAACAGGAATACTTTCATTCATAAATACCAAAGCCTTCATGGTAAAGTAGTGGGGGACAAACCTAAACAGAAGCACGACGTGCCTGTACCTGTGTTGTGCTTTCGCGAGCCAACAGTTTGGTTTGGAGACATTGCATAACACTCACGCAAGCTAACAAAGTAAGCTAGTAGCTAACGTGTAGCTCGTTACCATTACCTGTGTCACGGCGGATGAATATATCACGGAAACAGAAAACGTAGCGTGCCACTTTAAAACAGCTGCTTGACTAACGCAGCAGTTACTCTATGTCCAGTAACTTACTCGTGCGAAGGGCTCCGGTGCAGGAAACGTGACTGCTTCACCTTCAGAAAGGAGCCAGCTGACATGAACTCACGCGTTCGCTTTTGATACAAACTCGCGTGAACACAAAGTGTCAACAGAGGCTGATGGGAAATGTCGTTTTTTGTATCACCGGCGGGAAGAGAATGACACTAGCAGCAAGAGACCGTAACTAACCTCCGCGAGACACCAACTAACACGTTAGTTCAACAAATAGAGAGACCAGAGCGTCTATGAATGGACAGTAAGTTGAATGTATATTGTGATGCTTCTTAGAGCAAATGGGGTTC is a genomic window of Etheostoma spectabile isolate EspeVRDwgs_2016 chromosome 11, UIUC_Espe_1.0, whole genome shotgun sequence containing:
- the cox17 gene encoding cytochrome c oxidase copper chaperone; amino-acid sequence: MSTVSAASVESTAVIEAPEKKPLKPCCACPETKKVRDACIIEKGEESCAVLIEAHKDCMRALGFKI